The nucleotide window ATTGCCTGCCTATAAAAGCTGACTTAATAGAAGCGCAGGCTATACACGACCAACTCTGTTCGATGGTTGAAAGGTATTCAATCAGCTTGCTTTAACTTATCCGTTTCAGTAAATAATGATggcaattttttgaatttttttcctgACTAGATGGATGTAACAAAGATCCACTACTATTTGGTTAGTTGCCCTTGGTTCTGGACATCATATTATATAAGTATTCTCTGCTATTTTAGACGACAACGATTACAGCTCAATTTAAACTAGTTGGCATGTGTTATATGAATCCTATATATATCCACTCAGCTTTTGTGGCCTCTAGAGTCTTTATGTTTAACCATGTTTTCATTTTTCCTGCTTGCAGTTCAGCTGCAGAACTATTATGCCCCAACAATCAGTACCTTCGAAAAATTGTTTCAGTTTTTGCTGAGGTTAGTTATTATTATACCTTCTCAGTCAGGTCAGCGTtttgtagcaaaaaaaaaaaaagtttcaatttttatCTCAATTCCTGTTGCTGGATCCAGTACATCTGATCCAAAAGACTAAGATGTTTCGACCACATCCCCTTGTATCTTTGTCCTTCTTGGAGTCTCTCTCGACAACCTCTGGATTATCTTTTGCCTCACACTCGAGTAGTTGATTGATTTGCTACAATGGTCGTCATAAAGTATTATAGCcttatatcaaagtaatattCATCTCACTACCATTTTGTAATCCAAATTTGCTTCATATGTAGGTTTTATGTGCCGATGAGGAACTTGCTAGTGAAGAAACACGAAGCCGGATGATTAATCTGTTGAGGCAGCTCCAGGAAACACTACCACCTGCATCACTGGCTGCAATATGGTCTTCCTTGCAACCTCAGCAGCAAACAGCACTGAAATCAATTCTATCATCTTAAACTTGTTTCTTCCCAAGGCAATGGAGCTTCTCAGCCTGTAGCTTCATGAATCATGAATTATCAAATATTTGATACTCAAATTCTCTCATATATACCGTTCATTTGAGCGTGAGGACATGTGTCAGTCTACTATTGGTTTGGGTCAAACGTATGTGAGCAATGGCAGTAGCCTTGCTTTTGAAGTGTGTATACTAAAAATGTTGCAGTTGAATCTTGCTTctggaaaagaaaaaggagcaTCTGAGGTGTTGTCAAGGAGACGACTCGTGTCGCAGTTTTGCTCCagttttgttgttattttgcATTGTCAGATTGTGAAAGCACAAGAATAACATCACAATTGAACAGGTTGTACTTAGTGATGAAAATTGCTGGTGAACCATTGTTGGGATTTGTATGTTTGACATATATGGTGATGTTTGGTACCATATTTTTAAGAAAGTTGGTGGCTAGACTCCACTCCACCCCTCTCCCAAAACTAGCATACTTTCGCAAGTTTCATACTTAAATTATCCGGTGTTTTTTTTCCTCCTGAACTAAACTTTTAGACGTTATTAAAGCCAGGTGGATGAGTTATTTCATTCTCCATACGTCTCTAAGTAAGTGTTAACAAACACTTTGCCATTTGTCAAGCCAAAGTTTTTAAATAGTTCGGGGTTGAAAGAAACAAGACATAGTTAAGTATGAAACTTGCAAAAACGTGATAACCAACCCTGAACCTTATACATTTGACCAACACGATGTTTGATTGCAACAAGTCACAAGGCCATATACTAGTTTCATTGCACGAGCTGAAATTTTAACGTCTTCCTGTTCAGGTGATAAAATGGATTCTAATTCCATCTCCTGCTCGTGCCGATGCCAAGATGGCTGGTAGTATTGTTTCCTTGAAATGCCTTAACAGATGAATTATGCGATTTGCAGTTTCTTCTGTAACAACATCGTCTCCAGCACATAGAACCTAATTATAATAAGAGGCTTTCAGTTACTAAATGTCTACATCAacataaaatttgatttaaaaggATATGTCGAAGGAAGCATCCATatagaaaaatagagaaagaacCACTTCCANccccccccccccccccccccccccccccccaccaccAACCAACTTCCACACCTAATTGTCAACTGACTAACATATAATGCGATATCTACTGCATTAAACTCACACCTCGATACCACTAGACTACAAGCCTTGGTTTTCTATCGTCTTTCTTACAAAAAGTAAATATTAAAATCGCTGTCGTGGAATCATTGATATACCAACTAGTTGTGATTTTGAACTAACCTCagtaaaaactgaaataacCTTTGGAAGGTGCAGATAGTTGGGACCCCTTAGTTCTCTGTCTGATCTGTAAGTTAGAAGATTTGGTAAAACACATTAAAGACTAAAAGAAGTTAATACCTATTACCATCATTTAGGTAGGAAAAGGGAACAACTGATAGTTGAGGTGATGATGAAAACTAATCGAACCTTTCAACCATTGAACAGAGCTGCTCTAGAACTGCTTTGGCTTTGTTCATGTCATCTTTTATCGGAAGACAATTCAGCCAAGCCGGAATAATCTACAAAAACACATGGAATGAGAGTATTGTGTAAGTTTAACAAGGTTGGAATGGCATCATTTCATCTTGGAATGGATCAAAATCTACATGTTTATGCATAACGCGATAGCTCTAAAAGGGtgtaaataaaaggaaagaggATTAGGAAAGGTTGCAAATGGCCTCCATGGTGGATAAGATGAGAGAAGGGAGAGTGAGATGGTTCGGGAATGTGAAGAGGAGATGCAAGGATGCtccagtgaggaggtgtgaaAAGTTGGCTATTGCTGGTCTGAGAAGAGGTAGAGATAGATTGAAGAAGTATTTGGAAAAAAACATACCTGCACTGAGTCAATATCTTCCAGATGAAATTGACATATGCAACCAAGTGCAGAAACAGCACTATCATATGCCGTTACGTTGTCAGGTTCAAGAGCTTTGGAATGCCTAATGACTGCATTGATCCTTGAAAGAGCCTCTGAAATCATGGAATTTATCAAATGACAAAAACATATTCGTCTTAAATACATGTTGAAACAAATCATACCTCCAATAAAAGGTTTGAAATCATAACCACCATATTGAGCACAAAGCCCAAGTCCACAAAATGCAGCCTGAGCATGACATGAATGGTGTTTGAATGAATCAAATAGCAAATGTAATTTATCTGAAAGATCATATACAAACCTGTCTAACATCTGGATTGTCGTCATTGCTTGCGTCTAAGAGAAAAGGAAGATATAAACTATGGTACCTAGTTACAGCAGAAAGTAACTATCAGAACATGACCTTATTATCtaagaaaaatatcataaaagatCGACCTACTTTTGAGCTACTTCATCACAATGCTCCATGAAGGCATTGAATGTACGAATACGTTGTGTTCTCTCTCCAGTTGTTTCATCCTTTCCCTTTGAGCAGAGGAAAAAACAAGAACTATGAGAAAAGCAACCTATTTTGAGCCGAAATCTAACCGGAAACTCACCCTCATAGGCATTAGATCTGATGAAAGCTCTTCATGGAAGGGCAAGAAAGCATCCTTGAATGTTTCGATCAATGTTATCAATATGTAAACAACCTgataaagaaaaatgttttaTGTGATTTGAGAAAAATCCAAGTGAAAGGTTTTATGAAGACAACATGGTGTCGTTATGTCTGAACTTCATGTAAAAGATCTGCTACAGAACGAATACGGTTATTTTACAAATGATTAATCATCTCTTGAACATACATTGCTGAAAATTTCTTCTTCTGGCTCTTTTTCGTAGGTCAGCAAGTCAGCTTCCTCTGCATCAAAGTCTTCTGATTTTTCTCTGTCTATGAGTTCTCCTTATCTAAGTGAACTTTCTCTAATGACATGCTTTATCCAATCAATGATGCTACGAACGTGAGCTTCATTGAGAAGTGGTCTACATATCTGAAAGAAGACACAAAAAAGGGCCATATAACTAGTGTTATTTCTTGCTTCGACAGCAATCATGAAACATTTCGTAAGTTGGTTTAACAGTGATCTacagaaaacatttcataagctCAAAAACAGAACACCGCCATCACAGGATGACACAGATCAAAGTAAAGAAACGTCTTAGCATGACACACCTTTAGGCATTTATTCAATTCACTCAAAATAATTGTACATGTTTCTGTCTCAGGCTCCTGCATGAGATAACAATCAAAGTGTCACTATTGCTCTTTATTCAGATAAATGCAACTCAATCATTAGAAGCAAAAAAACGTAAATAGTAATATGTTGAAAGCAACCGAATATAAAGCTTCCCCCAGAGCCAGTATTATCTCTTCAGACAACTGCTTGAAGTTTAACTGGATTCCATCTTGAGCAGTCCCTTTCTCTTCCAAAAGTTTAGCAGAATGCAATAGGCATGACATTGCTTAACCACCATaaattatatgaggaattgGATAAGTTATcgaaaaacaaagaaaaccatatgaaatcatgagaatTTCCAGAAATAGCACTTTCCCTGACATAATAATCCATATAGAAATTCCGAAGGGGAATTAATATTGAAGCAGCCTGTTTCATGATTTAAGACATAAATATCACTAGTTAATATCGAATCCACTTAACATCGCGTGGAATAAAGCAAACATACAAGTGATTATACACGCTAACCTGGGAAATCCATGGGTAGAAGGCTTCGTGCAATGTCTGAGCAAATAAAACAAGGACATTACAGGCTGTAGATTTCCCATCTAGGAGGTCACGTCTTGTGATGTGTATCCTTCCATCTCCTAACTTGACTTCATGTATACTGTAAAATGTGAAACTTAAGCAACAAATAACCACATACTCCCACCAATCTTAGTACTGGTTAGTATAGCAAAAGAAATTATATACATCTGGAAAAGAACTCGACAACAGGATGTGGCAAACTAATTGACACACTGTTGTCAAGGCGCACGACAATAGGATGTGACAAAACATGTTGAATGATTCGCCTTGCTTTATGGATGATTCAGTGTTGTGTGTAAGGCTCTAAGACATACTTTTCCTTACCGATGAGTGCAATCCTGAAGATGTGACACTATACAATTGACATTTCActttatcatataaaaaaaactcaatttctTTGACTGTATATTTGTTAGTCATGCTTATGATTATTAATCTCGGACTACACATACATATTTGTAGTTTTTCTCCATTTGCGCCTCTTTTCTTTAAAGCCGATGCTTTGTTTGCGCTAAAATCCCCTAAGGACCTTAGAGCCTTTTTGCACTTTGATAACACTGGTCTGACAGATATCAAGGCAATATATGTCAGTGGGTCAAATTTTGATAATGTTTTGGCAGACATAGAAGACATGTCATGCCACTTTGAGCTATAGATTTAAACACAGACATGATGAATGGTGACAAGGGTCTAAGAGGTACTTATCAAATGAGTGTTGAGAATGAAGAGTGCGGAGAAGCCAATTTGATTGTGGCTTATGAAGGAATATCATGAATGGGTTGGAAAACTTCAGCAGCAACAATACATTCAGAGTAGGGGGTGACAGCAGAATTAGCTTTTAGAATTACAGATAGTGTGAAAGGGACCAGTTGAGGATTACACTCGCTATCATTTATAGATTATCAAACCAACGAGAGATGCCTGTGCAGGTTAGAAAATTCGGAGAGCAAGACAACACTCAAATATCTATTTTGAacatagtgccacgtaggcttTTGTTGATTTAAGCTGCTTTCTACCCTAGATTGTATAGAAATGAAGTAAGAAACCGAgttgagaagaagaaaatccaaatgaatttaaaaaataacggAAAAAGACAAACTTCAATGATAAAAGCTTACCTATCATAACATTCATCATCCAAGTCTTTATCTATCTCAAGCTGAGCATATTCAACCAAAGGTGGCATAACAGTACTCATGTAAGGAAGAAATTCCTTACCGATGCACTTACAAATTGAGTGGCATGCCTATGATGAAGTGAAAAAAAACATTGAGAGGCCAATCTAAAAAGAAGTTGTGTCCCCGTAAAATGAAAAGGATTAACACATACCTTTAGAATGTGAATATTAGTATCAGACTCTTGTAATGACTTGAGCACTTCCATAACCTTTAACGACAAACAAAAAGCTATTAAAATAAGTCGATAATGAGAAATGAATATGCTCACACCACCTAGAAAAGAAAGAGAGTGTCATAAAAGAGTCAGTACGCGAACAAAAAGAAACTAGTATGAGAAAAGATATCACAGTCATTCGTCATTGTTCCCAACTGTCCAAGAAGTATAATTTTCACCAAATCAATGAATACATGCATTTCTTACATACACTTTATATATCACTtaattaacatatatttttcaACTCAAGTTATCACTTAACCACATCGTATGCTTATGAGAAAGAAGTATCAGGCATAGTTGGGAGGAAACCTTCTCTAAGTCATCTGAATTTCTCTTTGCCTACAGCCAACCCAACGTTGCTTATGCACTGCAAGGCGATGCTTTGAAGCTTGTAATTAGATTTATCATTTGCATTTATCAGGATACTTTTCAAATCTGGCATTACAAAATCATAGAAATTCTTGAAGTGCTCCTGTTGAAATATGATACAGTATCCATCATTATCCATAACATAAGCAAAAAATAGAACTTGAGTGGGAAAAACAATTCAAGTTGGCAATACATTAGAAAACTCAGCTATATCGATCAATGCCTCTATTGCTGCTTTCTGAACCATTTGATCATCATTCTGCATTTCAAATAACAGAAATGAGTAAGAAAAAATACTCTAAAGCTTGTTAGCAGTAATCTACCTTTTTAACACGGTGGCCTCTATATATGCATGCCTGTAGAAGTACAAGCAGTTTGTTGAGTATTTGATCCAAATAAGGTACCAAAGTTTCTGGCATTTCAGGATCGAAGAATTGTATAAGAGCACAAGCTGCAGCTATCTATGAAAAGGCGAAAGAGAGTAAAACAAGTTAGTATGTATCATGAACTGAATGATGCAGTACTGACACATCTGCGCCTAATTTTTATACCATGGATTCTTCAAACTCTATTTAAGGGTCATTTCAGATACCTCTCTAGTCCAATATATTACAGTCATTTAAGGCAAGAGCTTTACGTAGACCATAATATAGTCATAAGCTTAAATTTCAAGCAATGCGCTATGAGGCTCCATAAGTTACGGCTATTAAGCTACTAATTGTACAAAGATTTTTGAAGCACAAGTGGCTACTAAGGACCACTAATTCCACGACATACCTATCACCTCCACCAACAACAAATACcaagtaactctgtccaccaaggctagaaTAATGGGAAGatatcacctagtgtttttgtctcTGCTGActttgaacctgagacctcataGTTATCAACCGACTTCGTTGACCACTAAGTCACACCCTTGGGTATTTTTCTAACACAATTAACTGTAGGTTTCATAGTCAAGAAACTTCTCAAGAAACATAAAGGGAGAGAAGTCTAATTTTTAATcataatctaattttttatttatagctGTATTGTATTTTGGGAAGTCTGCAACAACCAAAAAGGGTTCATTATTCACTTGCACCCGAGGAAAATCATCCATTGCTGTAACTATTACAGGAACTACTTGGTTATGGTATTTTTCTTGCCACTCCCAATAGAAGTCGTTCGACAACTGTTCGATTGTAACCATAGCGGCCCATCTGACTCGAGGATGAGGATCTTGGCAAGAATGCAAAACTGCATACactattttcttcaaatacttTATCATCACCTATGGACAGATAAAAACAATGAGTTCAAGCTAATAGgctaagaaaattaaacagGTAGAGAGAAAGTTTTAACAAATGAGTAAACTATCAGCTAAGAAGCACCTCTTAAATGTTACACAAAATCATTGCAACATAATTATATGATAAATACCCTAACTAGAAGGATTTTGTACCTTTGAGCTTCCTTCAGCTATCTGATAAAATGCCCTGAGAGCTGCATGTCGCTTCTCCCACTCCGGGGAGTCAAAGTAAGACTCCAGCTGCTCCATGGCAATAGAGGCAATATTCTTTCCACCTAATGCAGCCGAGAACCGTTCTAAACACTTCTCACCAAAAGCGAAGTTCTGTGTTTCCCCTGCGTACTCATGTTCAGTGTCTGTGCTATACCAGCTAGGTTCATCCTCAATATCCAGTAACAACTTCAAAATCATTGCAAAGCAATTGTTTATAAACAAGGGTAACTTCTTCATCATCCCCGGAGCCTTTTTCTTCGCCTCAACCAAAGTTAACACGAACTCAACTGCCAAGTGCTTTGTCTTCTCTTTCACACTCTTATCCTCAGCTATCTCAAACATGTCACTCACTACATCCACAAGCTGCCTCCTGAAGAACCTAGGCTCTTTCTTAGCCAACTCAATAAAAAGATTCAGCATGTTTTGTGCGGCATCATTTCTCACTGCGTCAGTCAGCACCCTCAGCATAGCTGGCAATAGATTCTGAAACAACTCCGTATCATTTGAACTGGGGAGGTACAGAATGAATCTGACCGCAGTTGTCAGTACCGCGACCCTCACTTGAGGATCAAGGGTATCATCATTCAGTGTATTTAGGAAAACTGGGAATGAGATCATTATATCAGGGACTAATGTTTCGCAAAGGCCTTCAGAAAATCCAgagaagattaagaaaaaagagTCTCTTAACTTGTTTGAATTGGAATTAACACATTCCTGTAGGAAAGGCAACAATTCAGGCCAGCTATCAGATGGTAGAAATAGGTTCGAAAAGCTGTAACATAAGTGCTTGATGATGGATTCTGATTCTTCGAGCCTTATACGAACAACAAGGATACACTTGATGGTGGATTGAGTTGATGAACTTAGATTGTTCCAAATGCACCCCTCACCATCACCAACAAGCAAATCATAAAGGATTTTAGCACATTTTTCACGGAAATCAGAGTTTTGAGAAGAACTGAGAAAGTCAGAAAGCTTAAGAGCAAGGGAGTCAGGATCCTTGAGCTTCATCATGTTCAATATTGAATGATTCTCCCCTGACCTCTCCATGTGATCGTAAATGAAAGTTTCAAATGGCTCGGATTCAGGTCCTAGAATCGCCTTCATCTGAGTCGACTCACTAATATCCATGGAGAGCTTCttttagacttttttttttcaatttccgaacaaaaaaacaaacttGTTTTGGTTACTGGTACTTACCACTCTCTTCGTTAAGCATTTCGTTCCAAGAATTGTTTAAACAAGTAGAGTTGACTCTAAcaagagtattttttttatataagaaGTCACAATGCTGTTGACATGATGCCTACTTCCTGTCTGATATTCTgcaatttatctatttatgtTATCTACTTTTGGATGAAAACACCAACACACTTCAACTTAATTTCttcatacaacaacaacaacatacccagtgaaatatCACTAAGTGTGCGTACCGTATCACAACctcgtgaaggtagagaggttgtttctgaaaCTCTCGACTCAAGTGCATCAAACTcaagtagtagaagaagaaaacaatgaatAAAGCATAACAGACAATACGAAAAGCATTATTGTAAGGTCTACAAGAAAGAAACAATACTAGCAGCAAAATAGTGTGATAAACGAAatacaataaacaacatatgataaatgaaatacaataaacaacatatgaTAAACAACATATGACAAGAACTACAAGAACACAACTAGTACTGTGGCATACCCTAACAAGCCTAAGCTTTCACAAGGCAAGACAATACTCTTCCCCTACTGACCTTTTACCCTTATACGCGACCTCCGCTctttcctatctagagtcatgccCTCTGCAATGTGAAGTTGCACCATGTCCTATCTAATCACCTTTCCCCAATACTTTTTTTGTCTACCTCTACCTCAACTGACATTTATATCCtctaactttgggtgtgcacaaatagatacttaaacttgtataaaatcaaataaataaacacattcGTCTTATGTGGAGTCATACATgtcaattttgtgtcctacatggcgttctacatgtattatgtcacataggACACgttgtctacttgttcaattttatacaagtttaagtatctatgtgtgcacacccaaagttggagggtTTAGTTGTCAGCTAAAACCAGGTTAAAGGACATATTTACATATTATGCATATCATATTTCATTCAACATATTGGTTAAAATTTTCTTGCGTGTATATCGAGTCGAacaatatatgatataaaataatatcGATTATTAGAACAAAGCTTTGATAAACAATTACAAATgaagaataaaacatatatttcTCTAAATGATCAATGTGGATTATGAACCTAGT belongs to Solanum stenotomum isolate F172 chromosome 1, ASM1918654v1, whole genome shotgun sequence and includes:
- the LOC125860271 gene encoding LOW QUALITY PROTEIN: uncharacterized protein LOC125860271 (The sequence of the model RefSeq protein was modified relative to this genomic sequence to represent the inferred CDS: inserted 2 bases in 1 codon), which gives rise to MDISESTQMKAILGPESEPFETFIYDHMERSGENHSILNMMKLKDPDSLALKLSDFLSSSQNSDFREKCAKILYDLLVGDGEGCIWNNLSSSTQSTIKCILVVRIRLEESESIIKHLCYSFSNLFLPSDSWPELLPFLQECVNSNSNKLRDSFFLIFSGFSEGLCETLVPDIMISFPVFLNTLNDDTLDPQVRVAVLTTAVRFILYLPSSNDTELFQNLLPAMLRVLTDAVRNDAAQNMLNLFIELAKKEPRFFRRQLVDVVSDMFEIAEDKSVKEKTKHLAVEFVLTLVEAKKKAPGMMKKLPLFINNCFAMILKLLLDIEDEPSWYSTDTEHEYAGETQNFAFGEKCLERFSAALGGKNIASIAMEQLESYFDSPEWEKRHAALRAFYQIAEGSSKVMIKYLKKIVYAVLHSCQDPHPRVRWAAMVTIEQLSNDFYWEWQEKYHNQVVPVIVTAMDDFPRVQIAAACALIQFFDPEMPETLVPYLDQILNKLLVLLQNDDQMVQKAAIEALIDIAEFSNEHFKNFYDFVMPDLKSILINANDKSNYKLQSIALQCISNVGLAVGKEKFXDDLEKVMEVLKSLQESDTNIHILKACHSICKCIGKEFLPYMSTVMPPLVEYAQLEIDKDLDDECYDSIHEVKLGDGRIHITRRDLLDGKSTACNVLVLFAQTLHEAFYPWISQAASILIPLRNFYMDYYVRETMSCLLHSAKLLEEKGTAQDGIQLNFKQLSEEIILALGEALYSEPETETCTIILSELNKCLKVVYILITLIETFKDAFLPFHEELSSDLMPMRGKDETTGERTQRIRTFNAFMEHCDEVAQKYHSLYLPFLLDASNDDNPDVRQAAFCGLGLCAQYGGYDFKPFIGEALSRINAVIRHSKALEPDNVTAYDSAVSALGCICQFHLEDIDSVQIIPAWLNCLPIKDDMNKAKAVLEQLCSMVERSDRELRGPNYLHLPKVISVFTEVLCAGDDVVTEETANRIIHLLRHFKETILPAILASARAGDGIRIHFIT